A stretch of the Tardiphaga sp. 709 genome encodes the following:
- a CDS encoding uroporphyrinogen-III synthase, with protein MADKLNGYRILILETREEAQFSRLLTEQGANVLQCPMFNIEDAPDPAPVEAWIGRFIANPFDDLVLMTGEGLRRMMKIVRHRGIEKEFVAAVGQSRKFARGPKPGRALREIGLEADVTTEKPTSEGVAEMLSRLDLKGHRLGLQLYPEKDHSVLISAITACGAEVDTVLPYVYDSKAAETNILSAIDEMEAGRVDAIALTSSGQVRRLVDAAKAHAREDQLRSALAKTPIASVGPVVSDELKSYGLEADIYPANDAFFMKPLISAMSIALDKAAARAE; from the coding sequence ATGGCTGACAAGCTCAACGGTTACCGCATCCTGATCCTGGAGACCCGCGAGGAAGCGCAGTTCTCCCGCCTGCTGACCGAACAGGGCGCCAATGTGCTGCAATGTCCGATGTTCAACATCGAGGACGCGCCGGATCCTGCCCCGGTCGAGGCCTGGATCGGCCGGTTCATCGCTAACCCGTTCGACGACCTCGTTCTAATGACCGGCGAAGGGCTTCGCCGGATGATGAAAATCGTGCGTCACCGCGGCATCGAAAAAGAGTTCGTTGCGGCCGTCGGCCAATCCCGCAAATTCGCACGCGGCCCGAAGCCCGGTCGCGCCTTGCGCGAGATCGGGCTAGAGGCCGATGTCACCACCGAGAAGCCGACCTCCGAAGGCGTCGCCGAGATGCTCTCGCGGCTCGATCTCAAAGGCCATCGCCTCGGCCTGCAGCTCTATCCCGAGAAGGATCACAGCGTTCTGATATCAGCGATCACCGCGTGCGGCGCCGAGGTCGATACGGTGCTGCCTTACGTCTACGACTCCAAGGCTGCTGAAACGAATATTCTCTCGGCCATCGACGAAATGGAAGCGGGCCGCGTCGATGCCATCGCGCTGACGAGTTCGGGTCAGGTGCGTCGCCTCGTCGATGCTGCGAAGGCGCATGCCCGCGAGGATCAATTGCGCAGTGCACTTGCGAAAACACCGATCGCATCGGTCGGTCCCGTCGTGTCGGACGAGTTGAAATCGTACGGCCTCGAAGCCGACATCTATCCGGCCAATGATGCGTTCTTCATGAAGCCGTTGATTTCGGCAATGTCGATCGCGCTCGACAAGGCCGCCGCGCGCGCCGAATGA
- the purU gene encoding formyltetrahydrofolate deformylase, which translates to MSHQFVLTLSCPDRPGIVSAVSTFLAQNGQNILDAQQFNDVETGHFFMRVVFNAADVNVELAALKTGFGAIAERFKMDWQMRDRATRRRVMLLVSKSDHCLVDILYRWRTGDLDMIPTAIVSNHPRDAFKDLDFGDIPFHHMPITKETKREQEQAIWDLVGTTETELVVLARYMQILSDEMSAKLSGKCINIHHSFLPGFKGARPYHQAHARGVKLIGATAHYVTSDLDEGPIIDQDVERISHRDTPEELVAKGRDIERRVLARAMRYHLEDRVILNGKKTVVFMN; encoded by the coding sequence ATGTCCCATCAATTCGTCCTGACCCTGTCCTGCCCAGACCGCCCTGGCATCGTTTCCGCGGTATCGACCTTCCTGGCCCAAAATGGCCAGAACATTCTCGATGCCCAGCAATTCAACGATGTCGAGACCGGCCACTTCTTCATGCGCGTGGTATTCAACGCCGCGGATGTGAATGTCGAGCTGGCGGCGCTGAAGACCGGCTTCGGGGCCATTGCAGAGCGCTTCAAGATGGACTGGCAGATGCGCGACCGGGCGACCCGTCGCCGGGTCATGCTGCTGGTGTCGAAGTCCGATCACTGCCTCGTCGATATCCTGTATCGCTGGCGCACCGGCGATCTCGACATGATCCCGACCGCGATCGTCTCGAACCATCCGCGCGACGCCTTCAAGGATCTCGATTTCGGCGACATCCCGTTCCACCACATGCCGATCACCAAGGAGACCAAGCGCGAGCAGGAGCAGGCGATCTGGGATCTGGTCGGCACGACCGAAACCGAGCTCGTGGTGCTGGCGCGTTACATGCAGATCCTGTCGGACGAGATGTCGGCGAAACTGTCCGGCAAGTGCATCAACATCCATCACTCGTTCCTGCCGGGCTTCAAGGGCGCGCGGCCCTATCACCAGGCCCACGCGCGCGGCGTCAAGCTGATCGGCGCGACAGCGCATTACGTGACCAGCGATCTCGACGAAGGTCCGATCATCGATCAGGATGTCGAGCGCATCAGCCATCGCGACACGCCGGAAGAACTCGTGGCCAAGGGCCGCGACATCGAGCGCCGCGTGCTGGCGCGCGCCATGCGGTATCACCTCGAGGATCGTGTGATCCTCAACGGCAAGAAGACCGTCGTTTTCATGAACTGA
- a CDS encoding winged helix-turn-helix domain-containing protein yields the protein MYRFAGFEFDRLRAELRGPDGKAIKLRPKTFDMLALFAANAGRIISKQELMEAVWPNVHVGEDSLFQCIRELRTALGDDQRQVIKLVSGRGYMFDVEMLAEPAAVETPAALPLAALSGEPARAVAAAEPVERRRLFGLRGPAALAAMAGLGAIVGLAVAAPIFGPDVIFGRAPPTIAVMPIAGVGSDSQVAETAANVTTRLVDGLAKIDNIRVMTQTAPQPASPLATQPDFVVNGELAKGERSWELRARMTRTATGEVVWTVPVAVSFKDSDLEEPDLGMQRSRLAAGLGHPLALRINALLEPGARTAATVGRSPGNARVAIEQAIASINQTTRERFATAQAMLDKALAEEPNNADLQVALAALQMRGIQMVWYGPDDAAAAEKNAKAMLERAVRTRPSSIPVLEAYCRFLNATNEFVESLVVCARTLAFDPWNGMALYHIGLGQLPLGRFEDALATFKQANRFDTPPVSRWTWLLGAGVSYLMMGRDEEALPWLQRSIAITPASGRPLVLLAAAYQRLGRTDEAQAALTQGLKLRPGSTVSNIGIPTKNVSAAYMEARGRIEQALIAAGLPER from the coding sequence GTGTACCGTTTTGCTGGCTTTGAATTTGATCGGCTGCGCGCCGAGCTGCGCGGGCCAGACGGCAAAGCCATCAAGCTTCGGCCGAAAACCTTCGATATGCTGGCGCTGTTCGCAGCCAACGCCGGCCGCATCATCAGCAAACAGGAGCTGATGGAGGCGGTCTGGCCGAACGTCCATGTCGGCGAAGACAGCCTGTTTCAGTGCATCCGGGAGCTTCGTACCGCGCTGGGCGACGATCAGCGGCAGGTGATCAAGCTCGTGTCCGGCCGCGGCTATATGTTCGATGTCGAGATGTTGGCCGAACCGGCCGCCGTGGAGACGCCAGCCGCGTTGCCGCTGGCCGCCTTGAGCGGGGAGCCTGCCCGCGCCGTGGCCGCCGCTGAACCCGTCGAACGGCGGCGGTTGTTCGGCTTGCGCGGACCCGCGGCACTCGCCGCAATGGCGGGGCTCGGCGCGATCGTTGGACTGGCCGTTGCCGCCCCGATCTTCGGTCCGGATGTCATCTTCGGGCGAGCGCCGCCGACCATCGCCGTGATGCCGATCGCCGGTGTGGGCAGCGACAGTCAGGTCGCCGAGACGGCAGCGAACGTGACCACGCGTCTCGTCGATGGCCTGGCGAAGATCGACAATATTCGCGTGATGACGCAAACCGCGCCGCAGCCGGCATCGCCACTTGCGACACAACCGGACTTCGTCGTGAATGGCGAACTGGCGAAAGGCGAGCGGTCGTGGGAGCTGCGTGCGCGCATGACTAGGACGGCGACCGGCGAAGTGGTGTGGACTGTGCCGGTGGCCGTCAGCTTCAAGGATTCAGACCTGGAAGAGCCAGACCTCGGGATGCAACGGTCCCGGCTGGCGGCGGGACTTGGACATCCGCTCGCGCTTCGCATCAACGCGCTTCTTGAGCCGGGTGCACGAACCGCTGCAACCGTCGGCCGTTCGCCCGGCAATGCCAGGGTTGCGATCGAGCAGGCCATCGCCTCAATCAACCAGACCACACGCGAGCGTTTCGCCACGGCGCAGGCGATGCTGGACAAAGCGCTCGCCGAAGAGCCCAACAATGCCGACCTGCAAGTCGCGCTCGCGGCGCTGCAAATGCGCGGCATCCAGATGGTCTGGTACGGCCCGGACGACGCCGCCGCAGCGGAGAAAAATGCCAAGGCCATGCTGGAGCGCGCGGTGCGGACCAGACCCAGTTCTATTCCGGTGCTCGAAGCCTATTGCCGCTTTCTCAACGCGACCAATGAATTTGTCGAAAGCCTGGTGGTTTGCGCCAGAACATTGGCGTTCGATCCCTGGAACGGAATGGCGTTGTACCACATAGGCCTCGGGCAACTTCCGCTTGGCCGGTTCGAGGACGCGCTGGCAACGTTCAAGCAAGCCAACCGGTTTGATACGCCGCCGGTGTCGCGCTGGACCTGGCTGCTTGGCGCGGGAGTGAGCTACCTGATGATGGGCCGCGACGAAGAAGCATTGCCCTGGCTGCAACGGTCCATCGCCATCACGCCGGCCTCCGGGCGTCCGCTTGTGCTGCTGGCCGCGGCCTACCAGCGGTTGGGCCGCACGGACGAAGCACAGGCGGCTTTGACGCAAGGCTTGAAGCTGCGGCCCGGTTCGACAGTGAGCAACATCGGGATCCCGACCAAGAATGTCAGCGCCGCATATATGGAAGCGCGCGGCCGGATCGAACAGGCGCTCATCGCGGCCGGATTGCCGGAGCGCTGA
- a CDS encoding autotransporter domain-containing protein, whose translation MALGLFNQRLANQRLGPARRLRAILLASSALGLAPVLAALPAAAQDSTWLLNPGSNNYNLAGNWSAGVPTGTATFGVTNAASVVITADIVFDSWIFSAGAPAYTFSSDNLRTLEFSGGGISVLGGSVNFINGGLLNFNNASTAGSATLTNPGILSFNQTSTAGSANIVNTYVLGFYNNSTAANATINSSNSMSFNGTTTAGNARITNTGNLAFNASSTAGSATITSTNDLFFSNSATAGGATITNSNLLRFLDTSSAGNASILNVNLMYFYNASTAGSAAITNGGLLNFISTSTGGTAAITNGAAGVTDFSAHVGALGVGSIAGGGSFTLGANQLTVGGNDLSTNVTGIIADGGHGAGGIGGSLVKAGTGTLTLSGANTYTGATTVNGGALIVNGSIASSLMLTVNNGAMLGGTGTLGNTTIASGGTLAPGNSIGTITVNGNLTFGAGSNYNVEVSPYSSDRTNVTGSATLNGGTVNASFAAGSYVVRQYAILNATGGLGGTTFNALVNSNLPSGFRTSLSYDANNAYLDLALAFVAPPNTGLSGNQSGVGNALVSYFNRNGGIPLVYGGLTPTGLTQASGETATGSQQIAIGAMTQFMGSMTDVFAAGRGGTAPGAMGFADEGNASAYASTEKGRAARDATAMFTKAPLAQAYDPRWSVWASGFGGTQTTDGNSAAGSNTSTSRIYGVAVGADYLISPATVAGFAMAGGGTNFSVIGGGSGRSDLFQIGGFVRHTIGSTYLSGALAYGWQDVTTNRTVFTDQLQAHFNADTFSGRFEAGNRTVTSWFGGLGLTPYAAAQVTAIALPAYAETAFSGSNAFALSYAGKTVTDTRSELGLRTDKSFAVNDAILTLRGRAAWAHDFNTDRAASATFIALPGASFVVNGAAAARDAALTTASAEMTFVSGISLAATFEGEFSGVTRSYAGKGVVRYTW comes from the coding sequence GTGGCGCTAGGGCTTTTCAACCAGAGACTCGCCAACCAGAGACTTGGGCCGGCGCGCCGGCTGCGGGCCATTTTGCTGGCGTCGTCGGCACTGGGCCTGGCGCCCGTTTTGGCGGCGCTGCCGGCGGCGGCGCAGGATTCGACCTGGCTGCTCAATCCCGGCTCTAACAACTACAACCTGGCTGGTAACTGGAGCGCGGGGGTGCCGACCGGCACCGCGACATTCGGAGTCACGAACGCCGCCTCTGTGGTTATCACTGCCGATATTGTGTTCGACAGCTGGATTTTTTCCGCCGGGGCGCCGGCCTACACGTTCTCAAGCGACAATCTCAGAACGCTTGAGTTCAGCGGCGGCGGCATTTCCGTCCTTGGCGGCAGCGTCAATTTTATCAATGGCGGACTGCTGAATTTCAACAATGCCAGCACCGCTGGCAGCGCCACGCTGACGAACCCGGGTATTTTGTCTTTTAATCAAACCAGCACGGCCGGCAGCGCCAATATCGTCAACACCTACGTTTTGGGGTTTTATAATAACAGCACGGCCGCAAACGCTACCATCAACAGCAGCAATTCGATGTCGTTCAACGGAACGACGACAGCGGGCAATGCGAGGATCACGAATACCGGCAATCTCGCTTTCAACGCGAGCAGCACAGCCGGCAGCGCGACCATTACCAGTACCAATGACCTGTTTTTCAGTAATAGTGCGACGGCTGGCGGCGCCACGATCACCAATTCAAACTTGCTGCGTTTTCTTGACACAAGCAGCGCCGGAAACGCGTCCATTCTCAATGTCAACTTGATGTATTTCTACAACGCCTCCACGGCCGGCAGTGCGGCGATAACCAACGGCGGTTTGCTAAACTTTATAAGTACGAGTACGGGTGGCACCGCTGCGATTACCAATGGCGCGGCAGGCGTCACGGATTTCAGCGCTCATGTCGGCGCGCTTGGCGTCGGTTCGATTGCCGGCGGCGGCTCGTTCACCCTCGGCGCCAACCAACTGACCGTCGGCGGCAATGATCTGTCGACCAATGTCACCGGAATCATTGCTGATGGTGGCCATGGCGCCGGCGGCATCGGCGGGTCGCTTGTCAAAGCCGGCACCGGCACGCTGACATTGTCCGGCGCCAACACCTATACCGGTGCGACCACGGTCAATGGCGGCGCGCTGATCGTCAATGGCTCGATTGCCTCGTCATTGATGCTCACCGTCAACAATGGCGCCATGCTCGGTGGCACCGGCACGCTCGGCAACACGACGATTGCATCGGGCGGCACACTGGCGCCGGGCAACTCGATCGGCACCATCACCGTCAATGGCAACCTGACCTTCGGCGCCGGGTCGAACTACAATGTCGAGGTCTCGCCGTATTCATCCGACCGCACCAATGTCACCGGCAGCGCTACGCTGAACGGCGGCACTGTCAATGCCAGCTTCGCGGCGGGCTCTTACGTTGTCAGGCAATACGCCATCCTCAACGCTACCGGCGGTCTTGGTGGCACCACCTTCAACGCGCTCGTTAACAGCAATCTGCCGTCAGGCTTCAGGACCAGCCTGAGCTACGACGCCAACAATGCCTATCTGGATCTGGCGCTTGCCTTCGTTGCGCCGCCGAACACCGGCCTCAGCGGCAACCAGTCCGGCGTCGGCAACGCGCTGGTCAGTTACTTCAACCGCAATGGCGGCATTCCGCTGGTCTATGGCGGACTGACACCCACCGGGCTGACGCAGGCTTCCGGCGAGACCGCGACGGGATCGCAGCAGATCGCCATAGGTGCGATGACGCAGTTCATGGGATCGATGACCGACGTCTTTGCAGCAGGTCGCGGCGGCACTGCGCCGGGCGCGATGGGATTCGCCGACGAAGGCAATGCCAGCGCCTATGCATCGACAGAGAAGGGCCGCGCCGCACGCGATGCCACTGCGATGTTCACCAAGGCGCCGCTGGCGCAAGCCTATGATCCGCGCTGGAGCGTGTGGGCGTCGGGCTTCGGCGGTACGCAAACCACCGACGGCAACAGTGCTGCCGGTTCGAATACATCGACCAGCCGCATCTATGGCGTCGCCGTTGGCGCCGACTATCTGATATCGCCCGCCACCGTCGCCGGTTTCGCGATGGCCGGCGGAGGCACGAACTTTAGCGTGATAGGCGGCGGCTCTGGCCGCTCCGATCTGTTCCAGATCGGCGGCTTCGTGCGCCACACCATCGGCTCGACCTATCTGTCCGGCGCATTGGCCTATGGCTGGCAGGACGTCACGACGAATCGCACCGTGTTCACGGATCAATTGCAGGCGCACTTCAACGCCGACACGTTCTCGGGACGCTTCGAGGCCGGCAACCGCACCGTCACCTCGTGGTTCGGCGGCCTCGGTCTGACGCCATATGCCGCCGCTCAGGTCACCGCCATCGCGCTGCCCGCTTATGCCGAAACCGCTTTCAGCGGCAGCAACGCATTTGCGCTCAGCTACGCCGGCAAGACCGTGACCGATACCCGCAGCGAACTCGGCTTGCGCACCGACAAGTCCTTCGCCGTCAACGATGCGATCCTCACGCTGCGCGGCCGCGCCGCCTGGGCGCATGATTTCAATACCGACCGCGCCGCATCGGCGACGTTCATTGCACTGCCCGGCGCGTCGTTTGTGGTCAACGGCGCGGCAGCGGCGCGCGATGCCGCGCTGACAACGGCGTCGGCCGAGATGACATTCGTCAGCGGCATCTCGCTCGCCGCCACCTTCGAAGGCGAGTTCTCGGGTGTCACGCGCTCTTATGCCGGCAAGGGCGTGGTGCGCTACACATGGTGA
- a CDS encoding autotransporter domain-containing protein, with protein sequence MLASSALCLAPFWATLPAAAQDATWLNAPASGDFNTAANWGPAVVPTGTAFFGSSGVAALSFSASTTLGGWTFNAGASSYSFTVGSSLFFVGAGIVVNGGSVDITNNSVMTFANSSTAGSATIANNFQLQFINTSTAGNAAITNGAAGTTDFGGSTGPLGDNKLSAGSINGGGTFRLGQNELTVGGNNLSTNVTGVIADGGTGGSLVKTGTGTMILSGINTYTGGTTFAGGTISVAQNANLGGAAGALTFNGGTLQTTAGFSSARSIALGTGGGTLQVDTGTLELSGNIADSGGTPGALNKTGAGTLSLTGNSIYTGATNILAGTLLASGSLSPDSAYTIAAGATLALDSPFQFIGSLAGAGSVTNANAADAVLVVGLNNSSTTFAGVIKDGAAAKMSLWIDGTGVTTLTGANTYTGGTAICFCSTLQIGNGGTTGSIVGDVTNGGTLIFNRSNFYSFDGVISDSGADQGKLVKTGAGNTVLSGINTYTGTTTVDAGTLSVNGSIASSSLTTVNSGGTLGGNGFVGDTLINGGTLAPGNSIGTLNVTGSLTMTAASTYLVQISGASSDKTIVTGTATLAGKLAVDPLARLAATTTYTILNAGALSGSFDTTTVVNSFARNARLSYVGNAVLLTLDPGLLSPNVPDSAGRNQKGVATAIDNALMSGGTMPDQFNALFALTGDALRNALTQASGETATGSQQTTFNAMTQFIGLMTDPFSAGRGFDTPGAMEYADTRKPADAFAMLTKAPLAKSYDPRWSVWAAGFGGSQTTDGNATTGSNTARSSIGGTAVGADVLLSPTTIAGFSLAGGGTNFSVANGGSGHSDMFQAGAFVRHSMSSAYITAAAAYGWQDITTDRIVTVAGIDRLHAQFNANSYSARVEGGNRTVSSWLGGVGVTPYVAAQVIAFDLPSYAETVNGGASTFALNYAGKTVTSTRSELGLRTDKSFAVADAILTLRGRAAWAHDLNSDRSVAATFQSLPGASFTVAGAAPARDAALTTASAEMSFVSGFSLAATFEGEFSDVTRSYAGKGVARYTW encoded by the coding sequence TTGCTGGCCTCGTCGGCGCTGTGCCTGGCGCCCTTTTGGGCGACGCTGCCTGCGGCGGCGCAGGACGCCACCTGGCTGAACGCGCCCGCCAGTGGTGACTTCAACACGGCAGCGAACTGGGGCCCGGCCGTGGTGCCGACCGGCACCGCGTTCTTCGGCTCGTCCGGCGTCGCCGCGCTGTCATTTTCGGCCTCTACGACCCTCGGCGGCTGGACCTTCAATGCCGGTGCTTCGTCTTACAGCTTCACCGTCGGCAGCAGTCTCTTTTTCGTCGGTGCCGGCATCGTCGTCAACGGCGGCTCAGTCGACATCACCAACAACAGCGTAATGACTTTCGCCAACTCCAGCACGGCCGGCAGTGCCACCATCGCCAACAACTTCCAACTGCAATTCATCAACACCAGCACGGCCGGCAACGCGGCCATCACCAATGGCGCGGCGGGCACTACGGATTTCGGCGGATCGACCGGCCCCCTTGGCGACAACAAGCTCAGCGCCGGCTCGATCAACGGCGGCGGCACTTTCAGACTGGGCCAAAACGAGTTGACGGTCGGCGGCAACAACCTCTCGACCAACGTCACCGGGGTCATCGCCGACGGCGGCACCGGCGGCTCACTGGTGAAGACCGGCACCGGCACGATGATCCTGTCCGGGATCAACACCTATACCGGCGGCACCACTTTCGCCGGCGGAACCATCAGCGTCGCGCAGAATGCCAACCTCGGCGGTGCAGCGGGTGCGCTGACCTTCAATGGCGGCACGCTGCAGACGACTGCCGGCTTTTCATCGGCGCGCAGCATTGCTTTGGGCACTGGCGGCGGCACCCTGCAGGTCGATACCGGCACTCTCGAACTGTCCGGCAATATCGCGGACAGCGGCGGGACGCCTGGCGCATTGAACAAGACCGGCGCCGGTACACTGTCGCTCACCGGCAACAGCATTTATACGGGCGCCACCAATATTCTTGCCGGCACGCTGCTCGCGAGCGGCTCGCTCAGCCCGGACAGCGCCTATACGATCGCGGCCGGCGCCACGCTGGCCCTCGACAGCCCGTTCCAGTTTATCGGCTCGCTGGCCGGCGCCGGCAGCGTGACCAATGCCAACGCCGCCGATGCGGTTCTGGTCGTCGGCCTCAACAACAGCAGCACGACCTTTGCCGGCGTGATCAAGGATGGCGCGGCGGCGAAGATGTCGCTGTGGATCGACGGCACCGGCGTCACGACACTGACCGGCGCCAACACCTATACCGGCGGCACCGCGATCTGCTTCTGCTCGACGCTGCAGATCGGCAATGGCGGCACCACCGGTTCGATTGTCGGCGATGTCACCAACGGCGGCACGCTGATCTTCAATCGCTCGAACTTCTACAGCTTCGACGGAGTCATTTCCGACAGCGGCGCCGACCAGGGCAAACTGGTGAAGACCGGTGCGGGCAACACCGTGCTGAGCGGGATCAACACCTATACCGGCACGACGACAGTCGACGCCGGCACGCTCAGCGTCAACGGTTCGATTGCGTCGTCGTCGCTGACCACGGTGAATTCAGGCGGCACGCTCGGCGGCAACGGCTTTGTCGGCGACACGTTGATCAATGGCGGCACGCTGGCGCCGGGCAATTCGATCGGCACGCTCAATGTCACTGGCAGCCTGACCATGACAGCGGCATCGACCTATCTGGTGCAGATCTCCGGAGCATCATCGGACAAGACCATCGTCACCGGCACCGCGACGCTGGCTGGCAAACTCGCAGTCGATCCGCTGGCGCGCCTCGCCGCGACGACGACCTATACGATCCTCAATGCTGGCGCGCTCAGCGGCAGCTTCGACACGACAACCGTGGTCAACAGCTTCGCGCGCAACGCGCGGCTGAGCTATGTGGGCAACGCGGTGCTGCTGACCCTCGATCCCGGTCTGCTCAGCCCGAACGTGCCGGACAGTGCCGGCCGCAATCAGAAAGGCGTCGCAACCGCCATCGACAATGCGCTCATGAGCGGCGGCACGATGCCGGACCAGTTCAACGCGCTGTTTGCGCTCACCGGCGACGCGCTACGCAACGCGCTGACCCAGGCCTCGGGCGAGACGGCGACGGGATCGCAGCAGACGACCTTCAACGCCATGACGCAGTTCATTGGCTTGATGACCGATCCGTTCAGTGCGGGCAGGGGTTTTGATACGCCGGGCGCGATGGAATATGCGGATACGCGTAAACCTGCCGACGCTTTCGCGATGTTGACCAAGGCGCCGCTCGCGAAATCCTACGATCCACGCTGGAGCGTGTGGGCCGCGGGCTTCGGCGGCTCGCAGACCACCGACGGCAATGCGACGACGGGATCGAACACCGCGCGCAGCAGCATCGGCGGCACCGCCGTCGGTGCCGATGTGCTGTTGTCGCCGACCACCATTGCCGGTTTCTCGCTCGCTGGCGGCGGCACGAATTTCTCCGTGGCCAATGGCGGCAGCGGCCATTCGGATATGTTCCAGGCCGGTGCCTTCGTGCGTCACAGCATGTCGTCCGCTTACATCACCGCCGCGGCCGCCTATGGCTGGCAGGACATCACTACCGATCGCATCGTGACCGTCGCCGGTATCGATCGCCTGCATGCGCAGTTCAATGCGAATTCCTATTCTGCGCGGGTCGAAGGCGGTAACCGCACAGTGAGTTCATGGCTCGGCGGTGTCGGCGTGACGCCCTATGTCGCCGCGCAGGTGATCGCATTCGACCTGCCGTCCTATGCGGAAACCGTCAACGGCGGAGCCAGCACCTTTGCGCTGAACTACGCGGGCAAGACAGTGACATCGACCCGCAGCGAACTCGGCCTGCGCACCGACAAATCCTTCGCCGTGGCTGATGCGATCCTGACGCTGCGTGGCCGCGCGGCATGGGCGCATGACCTCAACAGCGATCGCAGCGTGGCCGCCACGTTCCAGTCGCTGCCCGGCGCATCGTTCACGGTGGCAGGCGCAGCGCCGGCACGCGACGCGGCGCTGACCACGGCCTCGGCCGAGATGAGCTTCGTCAGCGGCTTCTCGCTGGCCGCGACGTTCGAGGGCGAGTTCTCGGATGTGACGCGCAGCTATGCCGGCAAGGGTGTTGCGCGTTATACGTGGTAG
- a CDS encoding MarR family winged helix-turn-helix transcriptional regulator: MTKPVINHGRYVPALINFLGNKLAAGASSAYRREFGVGVTEWRILSKLASEDACTAQQICQYFDLDKGLVSRTLKSLVDNGSVTVTDLAGDNRRVVILTKSGRALHDRIIELALDRERVLLDCLDEKEVEKLIDMLGRLLAQAPAVNAVQVRKPAAPKRKTTA, translated from the coding sequence ATGACAAAGCCGGTGATCAACCATGGACGATATGTACCGGCGCTCATCAATTTCCTGGGCAACAAGCTCGCCGCGGGTGCCTCGAGCGCCTATCGGCGCGAATTCGGCGTCGGCGTCACGGAATGGCGAATCCTCTCGAAGCTCGCCAGCGAAGACGCGTGCACCGCACAACAGATTTGCCAGTATTTCGATCTCGACAAGGGGCTGGTCAGCCGCACGCTTAAATCTCTGGTCGATAACGGCAGCGTGACAGTGACCGATCTGGCCGGCGACAACAGGCGCGTCGTCATCCTGACCAAATCCGGCCGCGCGCTGCATGACCGGATCATCGAGCTGGCGCTGGACCGCGAACGGGTCCTGCTGGATTGCCTCGATGAGAAGGAAGTCGAAAAGCTGATCGACATGCTGGGCCGCCTGCTGGCACAGGCACCGGCGGTCAATGCGGTACAGGTTCGCAAACCCGCCGCACCGAAGCGCAAGACCACGGCGTGA